In Ilumatobacter fluminis, the following proteins share a genomic window:
- a CDS encoding SWIM zinc finger family protein: MAEAWTVEQVAAVAPSPRAVAAAEPLAVTARWSALGVDDRALWGRCRGSGAEPYDTMVDHVEAAWRCTCPSRKLPCKHAVALLLLWLRGGVPDGAAPAAVASWVEQRDRRSKPAPGAGGGAGDDAGATSDPASDGRDEAADADEPAPPDRDELDRSRDERIARMLEGLTELDRWLDDRMRTGLADPALARYDTWDALAARLVDARAGALANRVRRLAGLVGSSPDWHSDVLVELGMLHLLARAGRHLPELPGPLADAVAVSSGWQVKRADVLGGVPDTDEWFVAGRSDVREDRIEVRRLWLYGTTTKRWAMLLSFAAYQQVLDDSFTVGTVVHADLHRYPGGALRALAGERYADPLPFVEPVASSLGEACDQIGVAVAAEPWLERFPATVRATPTVLDGRWVLVDDTGTLPLIGPKRSLATLLAASAGSAATVTVEWTPWGLQPLTVHLDDRAIDIGPRADPSFVGAT, from the coding sequence GTGGCCGAAGCGTGGACCGTCGAGCAGGTGGCGGCAGTCGCGCCGTCGCCGCGTGCGGTCGCCGCGGCCGAACCGCTCGCCGTCACGGCGCGCTGGTCGGCGTTGGGCGTCGACGATCGAGCGCTGTGGGGCCGGTGCCGGGGATCGGGCGCCGAGCCGTACGACACGATGGTCGACCACGTCGAGGCGGCATGGCGGTGCACGTGCCCCAGCCGCAAGCTGCCCTGCAAACACGCAGTGGCGCTCCTGCTGCTGTGGCTTCGCGGCGGTGTCCCCGACGGGGCGGCGCCCGCCGCGGTCGCGAGCTGGGTCGAGCAGCGCGACCGGCGCTCGAAGCCTGCCCCGGGGGCGGGCGGCGGTGCCGGCGACGATGCCGGAGCGACGAGCGATCCGGCGTCCGACGGGCGCGACGAAGCCGCCGATGCCGACGAACCCGCACCGCCCGACCGCGACGAACTCGACCGTTCGCGCGACGAGCGCATCGCCCGGATGCTCGAGGGGCTGACCGAACTCGACCGATGGCTCGACGACCGGATGCGCACCGGGCTCGCCGACCCGGCGCTCGCCCGCTACGACACGTGGGACGCACTCGCCGCACGCCTGGTCGACGCACGTGCCGGCGCGCTCGCCAACCGGGTCCGTCGACTCGCCGGACTCGTCGGCTCGTCACCCGACTGGCACAGCGACGTCCTCGTCGAACTCGGCATGCTGCACCTGTTGGCCCGGGCCGGTCGCCACCTGCCCGAGTTGCCGGGGCCGCTCGCCGACGCCGTGGCCGTGTCGTCCGGTTGGCAGGTCAAGCGGGCCGACGTGCTCGGGGGTGTTCCCGACACCGACGAGTGGTTCGTCGCCGGTCGCAGCGACGTCCGCGAAGACCGCATCGAGGTGCGACGCCTGTGGCTCTACGGCACTACGACCAAGCGGTGGGCGATGCTGCTCTCGTTCGCCGCCTACCAGCAGGTGCTCGACGACTCGTTCACCGTCGGCACCGTCGTCCACGCCGACCTGCACCGGTACCCGGGCGGAGCACTGCGGGCGCTGGCGGGGGAGCGGTACGCCGACCCGTTGCCGTTCGTCGAACCGGTCGCGTCGAGCCTGGGGGAGGCCTGCGACCAGATCGGTGTTGCGGTCGCTGCCGAGCCGTGGCTCGAACGCTTCCCGGCCACGGTGCGCGCCACGCCGACGGTGCTCGACGGGCGCTGGGTGCTCGTCGACGACACCGGCACGCTGCCGCTGATCGGGCCGAAGCGTTCGCTCGCCACCCTGCTCGCTGCGTCGGCAGGCTCGGCTGCGACCGTCACGGTCGAGTGGACGCCGTGGGGGCTGCAGCCGCTCACCGTCCACCTCGACGATCGAGCGATCGACATCGGCCCGCGCGCCGATCCGAGCTTCGTGGGGGCGACGTGA
- a CDS encoding pyridoxal-phosphate dependent enzyme, which translates to MADPRLAGTSIADSVIDVFGNTPIVRLDRMMEVEQIPSVLAMKMETTNPGGSAKDRPALEMILAAERSGELKPGGTIVEPTSGNTGVGLAIVAAQRGYQCVFVMTDKNGQEKIDLLKAYGAEVVVCPVAVAPDDPRSYYKVAERLTHERNAYRPNQYGNPDNPEAHYKTTGPEIWEQTAGRITHFVAGAGTCGTITGTARYLKEQNADIQIVAADPEGSVFSGGTGRPYLVEGVGEDFFPNAWRPDLYDEVIPVSDADSFAMARHVSRTEGILIGGSGGLAVAAAIQVAKRAKPDDLVVVLNPDSGRGYLSRIFNEDWMVNFGFVTECEQCVGAVLDARGDDLDKLLYVNPTDTVRQAVERMREHGISQLPVCKNTPPFANAEVAGSVDELELMERIAADPGSMDLPVEDVMGAPLPTVGIGQKIEFALEQLHTAPALLVLSGGRPLSVLSRTDVLTYFQQRAEASHG; encoded by the coding sequence ATGGCCGACCCACGACTGGCGGGCACGTCCATCGCCGATTCGGTGATCGATGTGTTCGGCAACACGCCCATCGTCCGACTCGACCGCATGATGGAGGTCGAACAGATCCCATCGGTGCTGGCGATGAAGATGGAGACCACCAACCCCGGTGGCTCCGCGAAGGACCGCCCGGCGCTCGAGATGATCCTCGCCGCCGAACGGTCCGGTGAGCTGAAACCTGGCGGCACGATCGTCGAGCCGACGAGCGGCAACACCGGTGTCGGTCTCGCCATCGTCGCGGCGCAGCGTGGCTACCAGTGCGTGTTCGTGATGACCGACAAGAACGGCCAGGAGAAGATCGACCTCCTGAAGGCGTACGGCGCCGAGGTCGTGGTGTGCCCCGTCGCCGTCGCACCCGACGACCCGCGCAGCTACTACAAGGTCGCCGAACGGCTCACCCACGAACGCAACGCCTACCGCCCGAACCAGTACGGCAACCCCGACAACCCCGAGGCGCATTACAAAACGACCGGCCCCGAGATCTGGGAGCAGACCGCCGGCCGGATCACGCACTTCGTGGCGGGCGCCGGCACGTGCGGCACGATCACCGGCACCGCCCGGTACCTCAAGGAACAGAACGCCGACATCCAGATCGTCGCGGCCGACCCCGAGGGTTCGGTGTTCTCGGGTGGCACGGGCCGCCCCTACCTCGTCGAAGGCGTCGGTGAAGACTTCTTCCCGAACGCCTGGCGCCCCGACCTCTACGACGAGGTGATCCCCGTCAGCGACGCCGACAGCTTCGCGATGGCCCGCCACGTGAGCCGCACCGAGGGCATCCTGATCGGTGGCTCGGGCGGCCTCGCAGTCGCCGCTGCGATCCAGGTCGCCAAGCGTGCGAAGCCCGACGATCTCGTCGTCGTCCTCAACCCCGACTCGGGTCGCGGCTACCTGTCGCGCATCTTCAACGAGGACTGGATGGTCAACTTCGGCTTCGTCACCGAGTGCGAGCAGTGCGTCGGCGCCGTGCTCGACGCCCGTGGTGACGATCTCGACAAGCTGCTCTATGTCAACCCGACCGACACGGTGCGTCAGGCGGTCGAGCGGATGCGCGAGCACGGCATCAGCCAGCTCCCGGTGTGCAAGAACACGCCGCCGTTCGCCAACGCCGAGGTCGCGGGCTCGGTCGACGAGCTCGAACTGATGGAGCGCATCGCCGCCGATCCCGGCTCGATGGACCTGCCCGTCGAAGACGTCATGGGCGCGCCCCTGCCGACGGTCGGCATCGGGCAGAAGATCGAGTTCGCGTTGGAACAACTCCACACCGCCCCGGCGTTGTTGGTGCTGTCGGGCGGACGCCCGCTCAGCGTCTTGAGCCGCACCGACGTCCTGACCTACTTCCAGCAACGAGCGGAGGCCTCCCATGGGTGA
- a CDS encoding glutaredoxin family protein, with product MTPDSVNYYWRPGCPFCTMLRRGLDKAGIQTVDHNIWDDPEAAAVVREHAGGNETVPTVVIDGVAMVNPSASDVAEYLMKTAPHLLPDDFEPPEPGLLRKIFG from the coding sequence ATGACCCCCGACAGCGTGAACTACTACTGGCGCCCCGGCTGCCCGTTCTGCACGATGCTCCGACGCGGACTCGACAAGGCTGGCATCCAGACGGTCGACCACAACATCTGGGACGATCCCGAGGCAGCGGCCGTCGTCCGCGAGCACGCCGGCGGGAACGAGACGGTGCCGACGGTCGTGATCGACGGCGTGGCGATGGTGAACCCGAGCGCATCCGACGTCGCCGAGTACCTGATGAAGACGGCGCCGCACCTGCTCCCCGACGATTTCGAACCGCCCGAACCCGGCCTCCTCCGCAAGATCTTCGGCTGA
- a CDS encoding SRPBCC family protein, whose amino-acid sequence MADVTKATVDREAQQVSGSRVVDATPEQIFDLLTDPTRHGEIDGSGMVQQARGDTARLEMGTRFGMDMKMGPLPYRITNTVVEYEENRLIAWQHLGKHRWRYELEPVDGGTLVTETFDYSTAVSSKGIELMGYPKKHCANIDATLERLADLFA is encoded by the coding sequence ATGGCTGACGTGACGAAGGCGACCGTCGACCGCGAGGCCCAGCAGGTGTCGGGCTCGCGCGTCGTGGATGCGACACCCGAGCAGATCTTCGACCTGCTCACCGACCCGACCCGCCACGGCGAGATCGACGGGTCGGGCATGGTGCAGCAGGCACGCGGCGACACCGCTCGCCTCGAAATGGGCACCAGGTTCGGTATGGACATGAAGATGGGGCCGCTCCCGTACCGCATCACCAACACGGTGGTCGAGTACGAGGAGAACCGGCTGATCGCATGGCAGCACCTCGGTAAGCACCGCTGGCGCTACGAGCTCGAGCCGGTCGACGGCGGCACCCTCGTGACCGAGACGTTCGACTACTCGACGGCGGTGTCGTCGAAGGGCATCGAGCTCATGGGCTACCCGAAGAAGCACTGCGCCAACATCGACGCCACCCTCGAGCGCCTCGCCGACCTGTTCGCCTGA
- a CDS encoding YibE/F family protein has product MSHGHGHASGDDDVVVDPRWLAWLWPVLIGLGVVVVIAMAVLWPLGDDETVDDPLLLDADPVAADVVDDRLITCSSGVGDCRWIEFEMTDGPYEGESASIELPADSRVREGDAILLTVFETEAGRLVFDFYDFQRSTALWVLVALFAVAVIALGRWRGVGALAGLAVSLFVIVVFALPAILDGTDAVLIAVVAAAAIAYVALFLAHGFHPSTAIALLATLASLLITVVLAQLFVGFTNLTGLSDDNSLLLFGLGEGVDARGILLAGIVIGSLGVLDDVTVTQVSAVWQLKSVQRELPTRELAGRAMRIGRDHISSTVNTLFLAYAGTALPLLLLFTSAQQSVGSVLTRELVAVEIVRTLVGSIGLVASVPIATWLAALAVSSTAGPSPVEGDPTVGLDGDPADDRV; this is encoded by the coding sequence ATGAGCCACGGGCACGGGCACGCGTCCGGCGACGACGACGTCGTCGTCGATCCGCGGTGGTTGGCGTGGCTCTGGCCGGTCCTGATCGGTCTCGGTGTCGTCGTCGTGATCGCGATGGCGGTGCTCTGGCCGCTCGGCGACGACGAAACGGTCGACGATCCCTTGCTGCTCGACGCCGATCCCGTCGCTGCGGACGTGGTCGACGATCGGCTGATCACCTGCTCCAGCGGCGTCGGCGACTGTCGCTGGATCGAGTTCGAGATGACCGACGGTCCGTACGAGGGAGAGTCGGCGTCGATCGAGCTGCCGGCCGACTCGCGGGTCCGCGAGGGCGACGCGATCCTGCTCACCGTCTTCGAGACCGAGGCCGGGCGGCTCGTGTTCGACTTCTACGACTTCCAACGCTCCACGGCGCTCTGGGTGCTGGTCGCGCTGTTCGCGGTCGCCGTGATAGCGCTCGGACGATGGCGTGGCGTCGGAGCGTTGGCCGGGCTCGCCGTGAGCCTGTTCGTCATCGTCGTCTTCGCGCTCCCGGCGATCCTCGACGGCACCGACGCCGTGCTGATCGCCGTCGTCGCCGCCGCGGCGATCGCCTACGTGGCGCTGTTCCTCGCGCACGGCTTCCACCCCTCGACCGCCATCGCACTGCTCGCGACCCTGGCCAGCCTGCTGATCACCGTGGTGTTGGCACAGCTGTTCGTGGGGTTCACGAACCTGACCGGCCTCAGCGACGACAACAGCCTGCTGCTGTTCGGCCTCGGCGAAGGGGTCGACGCCCGCGGCATCCTGCTCGCCGGGATCGTGATCGGCTCGCTCGGCGTGCTCGACGACGTGACGGTCACCCAGGTGTCGGCGGTGTGGCAGCTCAAGTCGGTGCAGCGCGAGCTGCCGACACGCGAACTCGCCGGCCGGGCGATGCGGATCGGGCGCGATCACATCTCGTCGACGGTCAACACCTTGTTCCTCGCCTACGCCGGTACGGCGCTGCCGTTGCTGCTGCTGTTCACGAGCGCCCAGCAGAGCGTCGGCTCGGTGCTCACACGCGAACTGGTCGCGGTCGAGATCGTCCGCACGCTGGTCGGGTCGATCGGCCTGGTCGCATCGGTACCGATCGCGACCTGGTTGGCGGCGCTGGCCGTGTCGTCGACAGCCGGTCCTTCGCCGGTCGAGGGCGATCCCACCGTCGGTCTCGACGGTGACCCGGCCGACGATCGTGTGTAG
- a CDS encoding cystathionine gamma-synthase → MGEIEEQAGWGFETLAIHAGQPADPSTGAVVTPISLSTTFAQSEVGVHQGYEYSRSGNPTRTAVEQQVAALEHAKHGLAFASGLAAEDNILRLLQPGQRILLGNDAYGGTFRLISKVWTPLGLDWTAVDLSDLDAVAASWPDDVGMVWLETPTNPLLTCFDIEAIAEMAHERDALVVVDNTFATPYLQQPITLGADIVVHSATKYLGGHSDVVGGFVAVDDDELAERIRFTQNAAGAVPSPFDCYLVLRGVKTLGVRMDRHCENARAIVDLLSGHRAVERVLYPQLPDHPGHEAAAKQMRDYGGMVSFTLKAGEAAARRVAASTELFTLAESLGAVESLIEHPGAMTHASAAGSPLEVPDNLVRLSVGIEHAADLVADLEQALDTAP, encoded by the coding sequence ATGGGTGAGATCGAAGAACAAGCAGGCTGGGGGTTCGAGACCCTCGCCATCCACGCCGGACAGCCGGCCGACCCGTCGACCGGTGCCGTCGTCACCCCGATCTCGCTGTCGACGACGTTCGCCCAGTCAGAGGTCGGCGTCCACCAGGGGTACGAGTACTCCCGGTCGGGCAACCCGACCCGCACCGCCGTCGAACAGCAGGTCGCCGCGCTCGAGCACGCGAAACACGGTCTCGCTTTCGCCAGCGGGCTCGCGGCCGAGGACAACATCCTCCGCCTGCTCCAACCGGGCCAGCGCATCTTGCTCGGCAACGACGCCTACGGCGGCACCTTCCGGCTGATCTCGAAGGTCTGGACCCCGCTCGGTCTCGACTGGACCGCGGTCGACCTGTCCGACCTCGACGCCGTCGCTGCCTCGTGGCCCGACGACGTCGGCATGGTCTGGCTCGAGACGCCGACCAACCCGTTGCTGACCTGCTTCGACATCGAGGCGATCGCCGAGATGGCGCACGAGCGCGACGCGCTGGTCGTGGTCGACAACACCTTCGCGACTCCCTACCTGCAGCAACCGATCACGCTCGGCGCCGACATCGTCGTCCACTCGGCGACGAAGTACCTCGGCGGTCACAGCGACGTGGTCGGCGGCTTCGTGGCCGTCGACGATGACGAGCTCGCCGAGCGAATCCGCTTCACCCAGAACGCGGCCGGTGCCGTCCCGTCACCGTTCGACTGCTACCTGGTGCTGCGGGGTGTCAAGACGCTGGGTGTCCGGATGGACCGTCACTGCGAGAACGCTCGGGCGATCGTCGACCTGCTGTCGGGCCATCGTGCGGTCGAGCGTGTGCTCTACCCGCAGCTGCCCGATCACCCGGGCCACGAGGCGGCCGCCAAGCAGATGCGCGACTACGGCGGCATGGTGAGCTTCACCCTGAAAGCCGGTGAAGCTGCGGCTCGCCGGGTGGCGGCGTCCACCGAACTCTTTACGTTGGCCGAGTCGCTCGGCGCCGTCGAGAGCCTGATCGAACACCCGGGCGCGATGACCCACGCGAGCGCGGCCGGGTCGCCGCTCGAGGTGCCCGACAACCTCGTCCGGCTGTCGGTCGGGATCGAGCACGCCGCCGATCTCGTGGCCGACCTCGAACAGGCACTCGACACCGCTCCGTAA